One window of the Halobacillus litoralis genome contains the following:
- a CDS encoding peptide ABC transporter substrate-binding protein — protein MKKTNWLLLVLALVLSMFLVACSGGSDDTSNSTDDADSEDTSDTEGEASGDSEQVLNLIDGAEIPTMDASMATDAVAFQWLGSTMDGLYRLGEKGQPEPGIAKDHEVSEDGLTWTFNLREDAVWSNGDPVTANDFVYAWQRAVNPDTGSEYGPYMMGGVIKNAASIAEGETPVEELGVTAADDYTLEVTLEKPVPYFESLTTFGTFLPLNQAFVEEQGDQYALEADTLLSNGPFVMTEWNHGEGWTVEKNEDYWDAENVQLQQINVKVVKDTATGVNLYDTGEIDRVGLSSEFVDQYRTSEEFQINEEPTLFYIKMNQENEILSNVNARKAIQMVIDRQSMVDVILNNGSLPAVGDIPQNFVTHPESGEDFRELNGDLVEYNLEEAQNLWSTAKEELGIEEAELNYLGGDSEVAQNLDAYIKDQLQQLEGLTVNVQSVPFQERLDRDTNMEYELQNSGWGPDYIDPNTFLNMWVTDGGNNKTGYSSEEYDSMIQKANTELAQEPVERFELFLEAEKMLIQDDAVLAPLYQRATAQLWKPYLKGVIVNPMGPDYTYKHAYIEGK, from the coding sequence ATGAAAAAGACAAATTGGTTACTGCTGGTACTTGCACTAGTACTCAGCATGTTCCTCGTAGCATGTTCTGGTGGATCAGACGATACATCTAATTCCACAGATGATGCTGACTCAGAGGACACATCAGACACAGAAGGCGAAGCTTCAGGGGACAGCGAACAAGTACTTAATCTTATCGATGGTGCAGAAATCCCAACAATGGATGCATCAATGGCAACGGATGCTGTTGCATTCCAATGGTTAGGTTCGACAATGGACGGTCTTTATCGTCTAGGTGAAAAAGGACAACCTGAACCAGGAATTGCAAAGGACCACGAAGTAAGTGAAGACGGTCTAACTTGGACTTTCAACCTTCGTGAAGACGCTGTTTGGTCAAATGGCGACCCTGTTACAGCAAACGACTTCGTTTATGCTTGGCAGCGTGCGGTTAACCCGGACACTGGATCTGAGTACGGCCCTTACATGATGGGCGGCGTCATCAAAAATGCTGCTTCCATCGCAGAGGGTGAAACTCCAGTAGAAGAGCTGGGTGTAACTGCAGCAGACGATTATACATTAGAAGTTACACTTGAAAAACCAGTACCATACTTCGAATCACTGACTACATTCGGTACATTCCTACCATTGAACCAGGCTTTCGTTGAAGAGCAAGGCGATCAGTATGCTCTAGAAGCTGACACACTACTCTCTAATGGACCATTCGTAATGACTGAGTGGAACCACGGTGAAGGATGGACAGTCGAAAAGAACGAAGATTACTGGGATGCAGAGAATGTACAACTTCAGCAAATTAACGTTAAAGTCGTTAAAGACACAGCTACAGGTGTAAATCTATATGACACTGGTGAAATCGACCGTGTTGGTCTTTCTTCTGAATTCGTAGACCAATATCGTACATCTGAAGAGTTCCAAATCAATGAAGAACCAACATTGTTCTATATTAAGATGAATCAGGAAAATGAAATCCTGTCTAACGTAAACGCTCGTAAAGCAATTCAAATGGTGATTGATCGTCAGAGCATGGTAGACGTTATTTTGAATAACGGTTCTCTTCCTGCTGTCGGTGATATCCCGCAAAACTTTGTTACTCACCCTGAAAGCGGGGAAGATTTCCGTGAACTGAATGGCGATCTTGTCGAGTACAATCTAGAAGAAGCACAAAACCTTTGGTCTACTGCTAAAGAAGAACTTGGTATTGAAGAAGCTGAACTGAACTACCTTGGTGGAGACAGTGAAGTTGCTCAGAACCTTGATGCTTATATCAAAGACCAATTACAGCAGCTTGAAGGTTTGACTGTAAACGTTCAATCTGTACCTTTCCAGGAGCGTCTGGACCGTGACACTAACATGGAATATGAGCTTCAAAACTCTGGCTGGGGTCCTGACTACATCGACCCGAACACGTTCTTGAACATGTGGGTTACAGATGGGGGAAATAACAAGACTGGCTACTCTAGTGAAGAGTATGACAGCATGATTCAAAAAGCGAATACTGAGCTTGCTCAAGAGCCGGTTGAGCGTTTCGAATTGTTCCTTGAAGCAGAGAAAATGTTGATTCAAGATGATGCTGTTCTAGCACCTCTTTATCAGCGTGCTACTGCTCAGCTTTGGAAGCCATATCTTAAAGGTGTAATCGTCAACCCGATGGGACCTGACTACACTTACAAACATGCTTATATTGAAGGTAAATAA
- a CDS encoding DUF3899 domain-containing protein, producing the protein MRNKWVMILINIAVVTLLFAVLAPVYDLFHYINQLFYVAYFYLFFGIIMWVVRGGFFDGITYGFRRFTNQMSKQKDYLDDWKEKPLPSKNISSSVPKFFLFHGMVLSIGLLVLLLLYYLLK; encoded by the coding sequence ATGAGAAACAAATGGGTAATGATTCTTATCAACATAGCTGTCGTAACGCTGCTATTTGCTGTTTTGGCACCTGTTTACGATTTGTTTCATTACATAAATCAATTATTTTACGTTGCGTACTTCTATTTATTTTTCGGTATTATCATGTGGGTCGTCCGCGGAGGATTTTTCGACGGGATTACATACGGATTTCGGAGATTTACAAACCAGATGTCCAAACAGAAGGATTATCTGGATGACTGGAAGGAGAAGCCGCTGCCATCCAAGAACATATCAAGCTCAGTCCCCAAGTTCTTTTTATTTCATGGGATGGTGTTAAGTATTGGTTTACTGGTCTTACTACTGCTCTATTACTTACTCAAATAA
- the trpS gene encoding tryptophan--tRNA ligase: MKTIFSGIQPSGTLTLGNYIGAMKHFTEMQEDNNCYFCIVDEHAITVPQDRLALRNNIRSLAALYLASGIDPEKSTLFIQSEVSAHTQLGWMLQCVSYIGELERMTQFKDKSAGGEKEGVSAGLLTYPPLMASDILLYKTDIVPVGDDQKQHLELTRNLAQRFNNKFNDIFTVPEVSIPKEGARIMSLQDPTKKMSKSDENQKAFISMLDDEKKILKKIKSAVTDSDGIVKYDKEHKPGVSNLLTIESACSGVSINELEQKYEGKGYGDFKQGVAEAVINILKPIQERYKTLIDSEELDNILDTGAEKASFEANKMLRKAKKAMGLGRVKKK; encoded by the coding sequence ATGAAGACAATTTTTTCCGGAATTCAGCCAAGTGGTACATTGACATTAGGAAACTACATTGGAGCAATGAAACACTTTACAGAAATGCAGGAGGATAACAATTGCTATTTTTGCATCGTAGACGAACATGCGATCACCGTCCCACAGGACCGCCTGGCATTAAGGAACAACATTCGTTCGTTGGCGGCTCTATACTTAGCTTCAGGAATCGATCCTGAGAAGTCCACTTTGTTTATCCAGTCCGAAGTCAGTGCCCACACCCAGTTAGGGTGGATGTTACAATGTGTCAGTTATATTGGCGAGCTTGAACGTATGACTCAATTCAAAGACAAGTCGGCCGGTGGAGAAAAAGAAGGGGTTTCAGCAGGCCTTCTCACTTATCCCCCATTGATGGCATCTGATATTCTCTTATATAAGACTGATATCGTCCCGGTCGGGGATGACCAAAAGCAGCATTTAGAGTTGACACGTAACCTCGCCCAGCGCTTCAACAACAAGTTCAATGACATCTTTACTGTACCTGAAGTGAGTATTCCCAAAGAAGGCGCCCGCATTATGTCCCTTCAGGATCCGACTAAGAAAATGAGCAAATCCGATGAAAACCAGAAAGCCTTCATTTCTATGTTGGATGATGAGAAGAAAATTTTGAAAAAAATCAAGAGTGCAGTAACCGATTCAGATGGCATCGTTAAATATGATAAAGAGCATAAGCCTGGAGTTTCGAATCTGCTGACTATCGAATCAGCATGTAGTGGCGTATCGATCAATGAGTTGGAACAAAAATATGAAGGTAAGGGGTATGGGGACTTCAAACAAGGAGTTGCAGAAGCAGTCATCAATATCTTGAAACCCATCCAGGAACGTTACAAAACGTTAATTGATTCTGAGGAACTCGATAATATTTTAGATACAGGCGCAGAAAAAGCATCTTTTGAAGCAAACAAAATGCTGCGCAAAGCGAAAAAAGCCATGGGTCTTGGCCGGGTAAAGAAAAAATAA
- a CDS encoding YjbA family protein has product MLYMHDLWVNWFEGEENGYNVCRFHEWRKEDGIELVDQIPLILVSEEMFNFIENDLQDLPASLLQDIHRKTYIKKNQERHTVEYAAVVTDGKDVIVFDTIGYTLPVKKSRLIPRQERLVYEMVQGKQPEIYLIEESVTKEHHILSLEPDKMSGLTRRERQLKQLLMMVLDQLKHSDHPEEIRYWLTEWDPGQYSNIKQFSNGEAWDRLYEGTCHGWSKMHEELCKKMVKGQPFFETIWHGENERVSEHMKSQN; this is encoded by the coding sequence ATGTTATACATGCATGATCTGTGGGTGAACTGGTTTGAAGGTGAAGAGAATGGGTATAACGTGTGTCGTTTTCATGAATGGCGCAAAGAGGATGGCATTGAGTTGGTTGATCAAATCCCTTTAATTCTAGTGAGTGAAGAAATGTTTAATTTTATTGAAAATGATTTGCAGGATCTGCCGGCATCATTACTCCAGGACATACATCGAAAAACGTATATAAAGAAAAACCAGGAGCGTCACACTGTTGAATACGCAGCAGTTGTCACTGATGGAAAAGATGTCATCGTATTTGATACTATCGGTTACACACTTCCGGTTAAGAAAAGCCGCCTGATACCAAGACAGGAACGGTTAGTATATGAAATGGTTCAAGGTAAGCAGCCAGAAATCTATTTAATAGAAGAAAGTGTTACAAAAGAACACCATATCCTTTCGCTTGAACCTGATAAAATGTCTGGATTGACGCGAAGAGAAAGACAATTGAAGCAGCTGTTAATGATGGTGCTCGATCAATTGAAGCATTCCGACCATCCAGAGGAAATTCGTTACTGGTTAACAGAATGGGATCCAGGGCAATATTCGAATATCAAGCAATTTTCAAATGGAGAAGCATGGGATCGTTTATATGAAGGAACATGTCATGGTTGGTCTAAAATGCACGAGGAATTATGCAAGAAAATGGTGAAAGGGCAGCCATTCTTTGAGACGATTTGGCACGGAGAGAATGAGCGTGTCTCAGAACATATGAAAAGCCAGAATTGA
- a CDS encoding LCP family protein gives MSQKRSVRKLQKKRRKRKVFIALYCLFFLIVLGYAGYEYLLGKHQAMNNQASAEESGSSIEASASPYKDSFQGKDNGDSRMMVLLLGIDQRGTELARTDTIMLAEYDPESESTKIASLMRDTYVNIPDHGYNKLNAAFALGGPELLRETIAENFGIEAEYYSIIDFKGFTHIIDTLSPDGIEMNIEKDMHYVSGGGDTNIDLKEGNHTLDGEELLGYVRFRGDARGDFARVERQQKVIDILKDELVSFQGVLKAPRLIGTLQPYIDTNIGGSKILQLGKDLLMNPMEDVDMLSIPTTDNVWDERKAYPIGLVLNHDEEQTRNTLQLFFGNEE, from the coding sequence TTGTCCCAAAAACGTTCTGTACGTAAACTGCAGAAAAAGCGCAGAAAACGTAAGGTATTTATCGCACTTTATTGCTTATTTTTTCTAATAGTCCTCGGATATGCTGGATATGAATATTTACTTGGTAAACATCAAGCTATGAATAACCAGGCTTCGGCAGAAGAAAGCGGCTCTTCCATCGAAGCCTCCGCGAGTCCTTACAAAGATTCCTTCCAAGGAAAGGACAATGGAGACAGCAGAATGATGGTGTTATTACTGGGCATCGACCAAAGAGGAACAGAGCTTGCCAGGACCGACACTATCATGCTTGCCGAGTACGACCCTGAATCCGAAAGCACGAAAATCGCTTCTCTAATGAGAGATACCTATGTAAACATTCCGGACCATGGCTATAACAAATTAAATGCTGCGTTCGCCCTTGGAGGTCCTGAACTCCTGCGAGAAACAATTGCTGAGAATTTCGGAATTGAAGCAGAGTACTATTCAATTATCGATTTTAAAGGTTTTACACATATTATCGACACCCTCTCTCCTGATGGGATAGAAATGAATATTGAAAAGGATATGCACTACGTATCCGGTGGGGGAGACACTAACATCGATCTGAAGGAAGGAAATCATACACTGGACGGTGAGGAGTTACTTGGTTATGTGCGTTTTCGCGGGGACGCTCGCGGCGACTTCGCTCGTGTGGAACGCCAGCAAAAAGTGATCGACATTTTGAAAGATGAACTCGTCTCATTCCAAGGTGTCTTGAAAGCACCGCGTTTGATCGGCACATTACAACCATATATTGATACCAACATTGGTGGAAGCAAAATTCTACAGTTAGGGAAAGACCTCCTCATGAATCCTATGGAAGATGTTGATATGTTGAGTATACCTACCACGGATAACGTGTGGGACGAAAGAAAAGCTTACCCGATCGGTCTTGTTCTCAACCATGATGAAGAACAAACAAGAAATACTTTACAACTGTTTTTTGGTAACGAAGAATAA
- the fabF gene encoding beta-ketoacyl-ACP synthase II, producing the protein MDKRRVVITGMGAVTPVGNSVEEMWKNIKSGVSGVGEITKVNKEDYPVHVAAELKDFDPSGYVDRKDVRRMDPFVQYAMVASHMAVEDAGLDINDDIANRTGVWIGSGIGGMGTYESQFETFQKKGYRRVSPFFIPMMIPDMAAGQVSISLGAKGINSCTVTACSSGANSIGDAFKVIQRGDADIMIAGGTEAPMNKMSFAGFAAARALSLNEDPSTASRPFDKNRDGFVMGEGAGILIMETLESAKKRGAKIYGELTGYGSTGDAYHITSPAPEGDGAARAMRQAIDDAGIQPEDIDYLNAHGTSTDLNDKFETHAAKTVFQEHANKLAISSTKSMTGHLLGAAGAIEAVISLRAINEGIIPPTINYETPDPECDLDYVPNEAREQTISAVMSNSLGFGGHNASLIFQKYEE; encoded by the coding sequence ATGGATAAACGTCGTGTCGTCATTACGGGTATGGGGGCTGTGACCCCTGTCGGTAATTCAGTAGAAGAAATGTGGAAAAATATTAAAAGTGGTGTTTCAGGTGTAGGAGAAATCACCAAAGTGAATAAGGAGGATTATCCTGTTCATGTAGCAGCTGAATTAAAAGATTTCGATCCCTCTGGTTATGTAGATCGAAAAGATGTGCGTCGGATGGATCCTTTCGTGCAATACGCAATGGTCGCCTCTCACATGGCGGTCGAGGACGCCGGACTTGATATTAATGATGACATTGCTAATCGTACTGGTGTTTGGATCGGTTCTGGCATCGGTGGAATGGGCACATATGAATCTCAGTTCGAAACGTTCCAGAAAAAAGGCTACCGTCGTGTCAGTCCGTTTTTCATTCCGATGATGATTCCTGATATGGCAGCAGGGCAAGTTTCTATTTCACTTGGTGCGAAAGGAATCAACTCTTGTACGGTTACCGCGTGTTCATCTGGAGCGAACTCCATCGGGGACGCCTTCAAGGTTATTCAGCGCGGCGATGCAGATATTATGATCGCCGGTGGTACAGAAGCACCCATGAATAAGATGTCATTCGCTGGTTTTGCTGCCGCTCGTGCTCTGTCTTTAAATGAAGATCCAAGCACAGCGAGCCGTCCTTTTGACAAGAACCGTGATGGTTTCGTCATGGGTGAAGGTGCAGGAATATTGATTATGGAAACACTAGAATCAGCGAAAAAACGTGGAGCGAAAATCTACGGTGAGTTGACTGGTTATGGTTCAACAGGCGATGCGTACCATATTACCTCCCCAGCACCAGAAGGGGATGGAGCTGCAAGAGCGATGAGACAAGCTATTGATGATGCAGGAATTCAACCTGAAGACATTGATTACTTGAATGCTCATGGTACTTCCACAGATCTAAATGATAAATTCGAAACTCACGCAGCGAAAACGGTTTTCCAGGAGCATGCGAATAAGCTTGCGATTTCATCCACAAAATCGATGACAGGTCATTTGCTGGGGGCTGCAGGAGCGATTGAAGCGGTTATTTCCTTGCGGGCGATCAACGAAGGAATTATTCCTCCAACCATTAATTACGAAACGCCAGATCCAGAATGTGACTTGGATTATGTACCGAATGAAGCACGTGAGCAAACGATCAGCGCCGTCATGAGTAATTCTCTCGGCTTTGGTGGTCATAATGCCAGTCTTATATTCCAAAAATACGAAGAATAA
- a CDS encoding beta-ketoacyl-ACP synthase III, which yields MNAGFIGVGHYAPEKVLTNQDLEKMVDTSDEWIRTRTGIEERRIAADDMDTSDMAFRAAEEALKDANLEAKDLDMILVATVTPDTPFPSVSAMLQHRLGANKVAAMDVSAACAGFMYGVITAKQFIESNDYKNVLVVGVEKLSKITDWDDRNTCVLFGDGAGAAVIGPVSEDKGILSFELGSDGSGGSHLYQNELDKLFMNGREVFKFAVRQMPESSVNVVKKIGLSEQDVDYLVPHQANIRIMEAARERLGISEDKMSTTIKRYGNTSSASIPIALSEDVKAGKIKDNDLVVLVGFGGGLTWGAVALRWGK from the coding sequence ATGAACGCAGGATTCATTGGCGTAGGACACTACGCACCGGAAAAAGTTCTGACTAATCAGGATTTAGAGAAAATGGTGGATACCAGTGATGAGTGGATCCGGACGCGTACAGGGATAGAAGAGCGCCGGATTGCAGCAGATGACATGGATACTTCTGATATGGCATTCCGTGCAGCTGAAGAGGCACTGAAGGATGCGAATCTTGAAGCGAAGGATTTGGATATGATCCTTGTGGCTACAGTCACTCCTGATACACCTTTCCCTTCCGTTTCAGCAATGCTCCAACATCGGTTAGGAGCAAACAAAGTGGCTGCAATGGATGTAAGTGCTGCCTGTGCCGGATTCATGTATGGTGTCATTACTGCGAAACAATTCATTGAATCCAATGATTATAAAAACGTTCTAGTAGTCGGTGTAGAAAAACTTTCTAAAATCACGGACTGGGATGACCGTAATACCTGCGTACTCTTCGGAGACGGAGCAGGTGCAGCAGTCATCGGGCCTGTCAGTGAAGATAAAGGAATTCTTTCATTTGAACTCGGTTCAGATGGAAGTGGAGGGTCTCACCTTTACCAGAATGAACTTGATAAATTATTTATGAATGGTCGTGAGGTTTTCAAATTTGCGGTCAGACAAATGCCGGAATCCTCTGTCAATGTCGTTAAGAAAATTGGTCTAAGTGAACAGGATGTTGACTACTTAGTACCACATCAGGCGAATATAAGAATAATGGAAGCTGCCAGAGAGCGTTTAGGGATTTCTGAAGATAAAATGTCAACCACCATCAAACGGTATGGCAATACATCATCAGCTTCGATTCCGATCGCTTTGTCAGAAGATGTGAAGGCAGGTAAAATAAAAGATAATGATCTAGTCGTTCTTGTCGGATTCGGTGGCGGACTCACTTGGGGAGCCGTTGCCCTTCGATGGGGGAAGTAA
- a CDS encoding BMP family ABC transporter substrate-binding protein: MRFIMILSLIFYLAGCQAFPGYDQETQVGMLVETTIHDQAWGQQGYKGLQTIQEDYGVDIYFKEGIKNYTQTAEAVEDLVNKGVDVIFGHSNIYGNHFREIHQAYPEVDFIYFNGEFSAENVTSLNFSARAMGFFAGMVAGEMTETNRIGLIGVFEWQPEVEGFYEGVIHQNPEADVDIALTNSWENTQMALMFYENMSEEGADVFYPAGDIFNVPVIEQAQIDGNYAIGYVQDQSSVAENTVLTSTVQKVDEVYRIAMERYMNDNLPGKALMFDFQEGAIEMGEYSPAVPADFQKEMRAAVEQYIETEELPN; encoded by the coding sequence ATGAGATTCATCATGATATTATCTCTAATTTTTTATCTAGCAGGATGCCAGGCGTTTCCCGGCTATGATCAAGAAACCCAAGTGGGAATGCTTGTGGAAACAACCATTCATGATCAAGCATGGGGGCAGCAAGGGTATAAAGGACTGCAGACGATTCAGGAGGATTATGGTGTAGATATTTATTTTAAAGAAGGTATCAAAAACTATACCCAGACTGCTGAGGCAGTAGAAGATTTAGTTAATAAAGGTGTCGATGTCATATTCGGGCACAGCAATATCTATGGCAACCATTTTCGTGAAATCCATCAGGCTTACCCTGAGGTGGATTTCATTTATTTTAATGGAGAATTCTCTGCGGAGAATGTAACCAGCTTAAATTTCAGTGCAAGAGCCATGGGCTTCTTTGCTGGAATGGTCGCGGGCGAAATGACAGAAACCAATCGTATTGGTCTGATCGGTGTTTTTGAATGGCAGCCTGAAGTGGAGGGTTTCTATGAAGGTGTGATTCATCAAAATCCTGAGGCTGATGTTGATATAGCTTTGACAAACAGTTGGGAAAATACCCAGATGGCGCTTATGTTTTATGAAAACATGAGTGAAGAGGGGGCGGATGTATTTTACCCGGCTGGTGACATTTTTAATGTACCTGTCATTGAACAGGCGCAAATCGATGGAAACTATGCCATCGGGTATGTGCAGGATCAATCTTCTGTAGCAGAAAATACAGTATTGACAAGCACAGTGCAAAAAGTGGATGAAGTATATAGGATTGCAATGGAAAGATATATGAATGACAATCTGCCAGGAAAAGCATTGATGTTTGATTTTCAAGAGGGGGCCATTGAAATGGGCGAATACAGTCCTGCTGTCCCTGCTGATTTTCAAAAAGAAATGAGGGCAGCAGTGGAACAGTATATAGAAACAGAAGAGCTGCCCAATTGA
- a CDS encoding YjzD family protein — MRMIWTIIWAFLLSFMTAYVVSNMAGSSFAFSQVITMTILFTLAAVVLGDGLIKEEV, encoded by the coding sequence ATGCGAATGATTTGGACAATCATTTGGGCCTTTCTATTGAGCTTTATGACCGCTTATGTAGTCAGTAATATGGCAGGAAGCAGTTTCGCTTTCTCCCAAGTTATCACTATGACCATCCTATTCACTTTGGCCGCCGTGGTACTTGGAGACGGACTCATAAAAGAGGAAGTCTAA
- a CDS encoding undecaprenyl-diphosphate phosphatase has product MEQLWLLIKYLFLGIFQGFTEPIPISSSGHLVIAQELLDLNLKGLSFEVLVNFGSLIAVLIIYRDDLIRLVKNGIGYLLSRDERQKDDFDFIIYLIIGTIPAGVLGILLGDAIEGLSNVQTVGITLIITGIALWLIRNMRGRKGDSQMTWKDALIVGIGQAVALIPGISRSGATIVAAMFLGMKQETALRFSFLLFIPVSLGTMLLSIEEVIANATSATIWAAYAIALAGSVVASYFSLKWFMNIMAQGNLKYFAFYCFIVGGLVILFL; this is encoded by the coding sequence ATGGAACAATTATGGTTATTGATCAAATATTTATTTCTTGGGATTTTCCAAGGGTTTACAGAACCGATTCCGATTTCATCCAGCGGTCACTTAGTGATTGCCCAAGAATTATTGGATTTGAATCTGAAAGGGCTGAGCTTCGAAGTACTCGTCAACTTCGGCTCTCTGATCGCTGTCTTGATCATTTACAGGGACGACTTGATCCGTCTGGTCAAAAACGGGATCGGTTACCTATTGAGCCGTGATGAGCGCCAAAAAGATGACTTTGACTTCATCATTTACTTGATTATCGGGACAATCCCTGCAGGTGTACTAGGGATATTGCTTGGCGATGCTATCGAAGGTTTATCTAATGTACAAACCGTCGGGATCACCCTCATCATTACGGGGATCGCCTTATGGTTGATCCGCAATATGCGGGGAAGAAAAGGCGATAGTCAAATGACTTGGAAAGACGCCTTGATCGTAGGGATTGGACAAGCTGTCGCTTTAATTCCAGGGATCAGTCGTTCCGGAGCGACTATTGTCGCTGCTATGTTTTTAGGAATGAAACAAGAAACCGCCCTGCGCTTCTCTTTCTTGCTTTTCATACCGGTCAGTCTTGGCACAATGCTTCTTTCAATTGAAGAAGTAATCGCAAATGCCACCTCTGCTACCATATGGGCAGCCTATGCTATAGCACTTGCTGGTTCTGTCGTCGCTTCGTATTTCTCTTTGAAATGGTTCATGAACATCATGGCCCAAGGAAACCTGAAGTATTTCGCGTTTTATTGCTTCATCGTCGGTGGCCTTGTCATCTTATTTTTATAA
- the moaD gene encoding molybdopterin converting factor subunit 1 has product MNRVLFFAGLRERVEKEELEIDVTGRTVGEVKELVSEKYGLDQIQSCMTAVNEEFALNDMKIEEGDTIAFIPPVSGG; this is encoded by the coding sequence GTGAATCGTGTGTTGTTTTTCGCAGGTTTACGAGAACGTGTCGAAAAAGAAGAACTTGAAATTGATGTGACAGGCCGCACGGTTGGAGAGGTGAAAGAGCTGGTTAGTGAAAAGTATGGCCTGGACCAAATCCAGTCGTGTATGACGGCAGTCAATGAGGAGTTCGCTTTAAATGACATGAAAATCGAAGAAGGCGATACCATCGCTTTCATCCCGCCAGTTAGTGGTGGATAA
- a CDS encoding molybdenum cofactor biosynthesis protein MoaE, producing MKRCWITDKPLEVSSMVELVTRREAGAINTFIGTVREFTEGKRTLFLQYEAYTSMAEKKLEEIAEEIDRKWPDVKIAIAHRIGRLEISDIAVIIAVSTPHRDDSFEASRYAIERMKEVVPIWKKEHWENGQEWIGNQKETKQGIPREEEIR from the coding sequence ATGAAGAGATGCTGGATAACAGACAAGCCGCTCGAGGTGTCCTCGATGGTTGAACTCGTTACGAGAAGAGAAGCAGGGGCTATCAATACATTCATCGGTACAGTCCGTGAATTTACAGAAGGAAAACGGACGCTCTTCTTGCAATACGAAGCCTACACATCCATGGCAGAAAAGAAACTTGAAGAAATAGCTGAAGAAATCGACCGGAAGTGGCCGGATGTCAAAATCGCTATCGCCCATCGGATCGGCCGTCTTGAAATCTCCGATATTGCTGTAATCATCGCTGTTTCCACTCCACACAGGGACGACTCTTTCGAAGCAAGCCGCTATGCTATTGAACGGATGAAAGAAGTCGTGCCTATCTGGAAGAAGGAACATTGGGAAAATGGGCAAGAGTGGATCGGTAATCAAAAAGAAACAAAACAAGGAATACCCAGGGAGGAGGAGATTCGGTGA
- the mobB gene encoding molybdopterin-guanine dinucleotide biosynthesis protein B yields the protein MSRAPVFQFVGFKNSGKTSLLSDLIAYGAEKGERVAAIKHHSHEEPLKVMHLETDSYRLHESGAFLTGVDSPRRFQLELSHEDDFPLEELVSIYRHFSPDLIAVEGFKEEEYPKAVIIKREKDLPLLTQLSNIQLVITWDEVQTGHVTYPVIKLDDWRERLPEVFEIAKGGAGR from the coding sequence ATGAGCCGTGCACCAGTATTTCAATTTGTCGGTTTTAAAAATAGTGGAAAAACCTCACTATTGTCAGACTTGATCGCTTACGGCGCCGAAAAAGGCGAGCGTGTAGCAGCGATTAAACATCACAGTCACGAAGAACCATTGAAGGTGATGCATCTGGAAACTGACAGTTACCGATTACATGAATCAGGTGCATTTTTGACGGGCGTCGATAGTCCAAGAAGGTTTCAACTTGAATTGTCGCATGAGGATGACTTCCCACTAGAGGAGCTCGTCTCCATTTATCGTCATTTTTCACCGGATTTAATAGCTGTCGAAGGTTTTAAAGAAGAGGAGTATCCGAAAGCTGTCATCATTAAAAGGGAAAAAGATTTGCCATTACTTACTCAACTGTCTAATATTCAACTTGTGATCACTTGGGATGAAGTGCAGACAGGTCATGTCACTTACCCGGTAATCAAACTGGATGATTGGAGAGAACGCTTGCCTGAAGTGTTTGAGATTGCCAAAGGAGGCGCAGGAAGATGA
- a CDS encoding metal-sulfur cluster assembly factor, with protein MGALENVIDPELGIDIVNLGLVYGVDIDDNGDATVTMTLTAMGCPLAGHIEQDVKRCMADLPELNEITVNIVWNPPWTKDRMSRYAKIALGIPD; from the coding sequence ATGGGCGCTCTTGAAAATGTCATTGACCCTGAACTCGGCATTGATATCGTAAACTTAGGTTTGGTTTATGGCGTCGATATAGATGATAATGGCGATGCTACAGTGACGATGACATTGACAGCAATGGGCTGCCCACTTGCAGGTCATATTGAACAAGACGTGAAGCGTTGCATGGCCGACCTTCCGGAATTAAATGAAATAACAGTTAATATCGTCTGGAATCCGCCATGGACGAAAGATCGTATGAGCCGTTACGCGAAGATCGCTCTTGGGATCCCAGATTGA